Proteins encoded within one genomic window of Oncorhynchus nerka isolate Pitt River linkage group LG9b, Oner_Uvic_2.0, whole genome shotgun sequence:
- the mul3 gene encoding mitochondrial ubiquitin ligase activator of nfkb 1-A, whose amino-acid sequence MSDLPIFNPLVLIGVGSSFAFSGLFYHLYKEKKDEMVKLKEIPKFVPDQHLVRILKASPHRKLQYVAVEGLVQADGDTLTSQFVPRCFGVIQKIAVEEHWKVWNNITRTWNSRTTNRKETNNAVPFSLVEPGAYITDIAVKVQSPLEASGWFLERVHCSVKHAQEGLVDVLLEGLSGERPMAQKETEEMLRVGTTMTGFGEVVLEGGTGTTMRLQAPQDGRRYILVPTDYEGFIERHEGTANLWMRLTALFGITGASLLAGAVYSTMGKKDRRD is encoded by the exons ATGAGTGACCTTCCCATCTTCAACCCATTGGTCCTGATCGGTGTGGGCTCCAGCTTTGCCTTCTCTGGCTTGTTTTACCACTTATACAAAGAGAAGAAAGATGAAATGGTCAAGctgaag GAAATACCCAAATTCGTCCCGGATCAACACTTGGTAAGGATCCTCAAGGCATCGCCCCACAGAAAACTGCAGTATGTCGCAGTAGAAG GGTTGGTCCAGGCGGACGGCGACACTCTGACCAGTCAGTTTGTCCCAAGATGCTTTGGGGTGATTCAGAAAATAGCTGTAGAGGAACACTGGAAAGTGTGGAACAACATCACTAGAACATG GAACTCCAGAACGACCAACAGGAAGGAGACTAACAACGCCGTCCCCTTCAGTCTGGTTGAACCGGGCGCCTACATCACCGACATCGCCGTCAAGGTCCAATCCCCTCTGGAGGCTTCCGGCTGGTTCCTGGAGAGAGTTCACTGCAGTGTCAAACACGCCCAGGAGGGCCTGGTGGACGTGTTGTTGGAGGGCCTCAGCGGCGAGCGGCCCATGGCGCAGAAGGAGACGGAGGAGATGCTCCGTGTTGGAACCACTATGACAGGTTTCGGGGAGGTGGtgctggagggagggacagggacgaCCATGAGGCTGCAGGCGCCACAAGATGGCCGCCGTTACATCCTGGTCCCCACGGACTACGAGGGGTTTATAGAGAGACATGAGGGTACGGCCAATCTGTGGATGAGGCTGACGGCGCTGTTTGGGATTACGGGAGCATCGCTGCTGGCCGGGGCAGTTTATAGTACGATGGGGAAAAAGGACAGAAGGGATTAG